Genomic segment of Candidatus Baltobacteraceae bacterium:
TTTCCGGTGGCGAGGTCATTGGCATACACGTCGAAGAAGACCGGCGTCCCGAGCGTCGCTTCGTCGCGATCGAGTGCAACGCGCACGGCCGCTCGTCCCGTCGGAACGACGACGCGCGTATCGGCGGTCGCGCCGCCCGATTCCACGCGCACGCCATAGGTGGATCCCAGTTCGTCGCTCGGATGCGCAATCGCGACGACGGCGTTTCCGTCATCCCCCGTTCGCACCGTTTGATCGAGCCACGTCGTGGTTCCCCACGGCGTCGTCTCGGGCGTATAACCCACGAAGACGTGCGGCGAGCGCACGACCGACACGTGCACCGGAACGCCGCCGCGCGAGGAATGAACGAGCAGCGGAACGTCGCGCGCCGGGTCGCAGCTCTCGCCGCATTGCGCCGAGACGTCGAGCGATAAACCGCTGGCATTGGCGTCGACGTGCAAGGTCGCGCCGCCCGTGCCGCCGCCGGCTTGCGCCAACACCGCGTAATCGCCGCTCGTCGCGCCGGACGGAATCGCGAACGTCGCCGAGAACGCTCCGGCGCTGTCGAGTGCGGCGTGCTGCTCGCCGACGAGCGACGCCCCTCGACGGACGGAAACGACGGCGTCGCCGCGCGTCGGATGCAAAACGTTACCGTCGCGGGTGCGCGCGAATCCGACGACGCGCACGCTCTCGCCGGCGTGAACGACCGCCGAATCGGTTCGCACGCCGACGATGGTCGAAGGCAGCGGCGCCTGCGGCAACAAACTCAAGAACGCGTAGCTCGATCCCCACTGCGCGAGCGCGAACACCGGACGAGGCGAACGATTCCAGCGCACGATGCCGTGCGCGTCTGAGTACATCGTGACGAATCGATTGTTGACGACGAACGAAACCCGCATCCGCGAGATCGCGTGCCCGCTGCCGAGATCGGTACCGTACAGCATCAGCTCGCTCGGCGTTTCCTTCGATACCAATCCCACGCGCGACCGGTTGATCCACACCTGCTCGCCGACGTCGCCGCGTCGCGCCTCGACGATAAAGAAACCCTCGCGCGAGCCGAGCTGCACGTCGACTTCGTTCGATTGAAATTGATAGCCGCCCGGCGGCGCGAACGAAAACGATGCGACTTGACGCCGGCCGCGCGTCGAAATCGCGCGCGGACGCGCGTTCGAGCCCGCGGTGAGCACGTCGGCCGGATCGACTTGGTACACCGCAAAGTTCACCGGCGCGCTCGAATAGGTGTCCAGTCTAACCGTCGTGGGCTTCCACGGGACGTTCGAATCGCCGGCAAAGAGCGCGAAGTACGCGTCGAGTCGGTGGAGATCGACGATCGCCCGCTCCGCATTGACCGGCGTTATGGAAAGGGCGAAAACGACGAGGATCGAGAGGAGAAAACGAACGAGCACCATGTTGCGCCTGTGGTCTTCGCCCTCGCCCTTCGGCGGCCCCGGCCGGGCAGGGCGGCGGCGCGAAGGCGCGTAAGGGCTCGGGCGTGGACGAGCAACCCGCCGACGACGGTCATCCCACTTCGACCCGTTGCCGCTTCTGCGGTTGCGAGGACGATGCGCTCTCGGCCGACGCGATGCGCGAAAAGGAGCACATTCAAGTCGTCGTGGCCTGTGGGTCGTGCGGCCATCCGTTCGCCATCCTCTCCCGCAACTAAAGTAGAAAGAACACCTTGATGAAGGTCAGTCACACCGTCGCGCTCTTCGTATTGCTCTTCGGGCTGCCGGCGTGGTCGAGCGCCGCAACGCCGCCGCCGGCCACGGGCGGCCTTCCCGGAATGCCGCAAATCAAGCTTCCGACGGTGCCGCTGCGTACCGAGTATCTCGTCGAAGTGAACAACAAAGGTCAAGTCGTCAAATCGAAGCCGTCGAAGCTCTCGAAGCTCGATACGTTCAACCTCATGACGTACGGCAATACGCTGCAGATGTGGATTCGCAAGCCCGACGATACGGCGACGGTGGGACTCTTTCGCGTGACGTTTGACTACGATCCGAAGACGAGGAAAGTTGCTCGCAACATCGAGCTGGTGACACCCGGCGGAAACTGGGGCGAGGAACCAGGCGCTGCAGCCGTCATGTACCAGGACGCCGTGAAGCAGCTCCAAGCGAAGATCAAGCAGGAGCAAGATCAAAACGCGTCGTTACCGTCGCTCAACGAAATTCGCGGAAAATCGCCCGCGCCCACCGCGTCTCCGCCGCGCTAGCAGCGTGCGTTTCGTCACTTATCGCGGCGTCGACGGCAGCACGCGGCCCGGAGTCCTCGAGGGAGATGCGATACGAACGATCTCGACGCAGACGTTAGCGCAATACGTCGCGCTCGCGCCGCACGAGCGCATCGCCTGGCATTCTGCCGACGAGGTGATCCCGTTGTCGAGCGTTACGCTCGACGCGCCGATTCGTCCGGAGCGTAACGTATTCTGCGTCGGACGAAACTATTTGGAACACGCGAAGGAAGGCGCGCGCGCGTTGGGACGCGACCTCAAACTCCCCGACGTGCCGACGTTTTTCACCAAGGCGCCGACGGCCATCGCCGCGCCCGGGGCGACGCTGCACCTGCTCGCGAGCGTGTCGCCCGAGTACGATTTCGAAGCGGAGCTGGCGGTCGTCATCGGCGCGCGCTGCCGCGACGTCACCGAAGACGAAGCCTACGACGTCGTCTTCGGCTACACGGCGCTCAACGACGTCACGGCGCGCGACCTGCAGCGCACGCACGGCCAATGGTTCAAAGGCAAGAGCCTCGACGACGCGTGTCCGATCGGCCCGTGGATCGTCTCTCCGGAGGAGCTCGGCGACCCGCACGCGCTCGAGATTCGATTTCGCCGCAACGGCGTCGAGAAGCAGCACAGCAATACCGGTCAGATGATCTTTCGCATTCCGCGCTTGATTGCCGAGCTGAGCAAAGGGATGACGCTGCTGCCGGGCGACGTCATCGCAACGGGCACGCCCGAAGGCGTGGGGTTCGCGCGAACGCCGCCCGAGTTTCTCGCCGACGGCGACGTGATGGAGGTCGATATCGAGAAGATCGGCGTCTTGCGCAACACGGTGG
This window contains:
- a CDS encoding fumarylacetoacetate hydrolase family protein, yielding MRFVTYRGVDGSTRPGVLEGDAIRTISTQTLAQYVALAPHERIAWHSADEVIPLSSVTLDAPIRPERNVFCVGRNYLEHAKEGARALGRDLKLPDVPTFFTKAPTAIAAPGATLHLLASVSPEYDFEAELAVVIGARCRDVTEDEAYDVVFGYTALNDVTARDLQRTHGQWFKGKSLDDACPIGPWIVSPEELGDPHALEIRFRRNGVEKQHSNTGQMIFRIPRLIAELSKGMTLLPGDVIATGTPEGVGFARTPPEFLADGDVMEVDIEKIGVLRNTVAIA